Proteins found in one Bacteroidota bacterium genomic segment:
- a CDS encoding YCF48-related protein, which translates to MKHLILTIVMLVLFTGFGIAQPTLSGVQFIDASSAVAVGTSGTVVRSNDGGVTWFTQQSGTIRYLFSVSFANSSEGTAVGGDPVSGILTIIHTANSGSSWSSQSAPVSQPLVAVSFCDASNGFAVGYGGTILHTVNGGATWVSQTTGVLSTLNGVACIDANTAVIVGDFGVIMRTTNGGGSWSQSSSGTANDLYGVRFLNSTTGWAVGLLGTIVKTTNGGSSWSAQSSGTTNILNAVSFADASNGWAVGNGGVILHSSNGGSSWSSQSLAIANWADVSFISSSTGLVVGDHGTTIIRTVNGGSSWTTQTVGGGNPPPAAPVLSSPSNGASNQATSLTLSWNASSGASSYRVQASTSSSFSTLFLDDSTVTTTSRAIGSMANNTTYYWRVNAKSTNGTSGWSSVFSFTTLPLAPGAFSLSSPSNGATVQPVSGTLSWGSSANATGYDVYLGTTNPPTTVVSTNQAGTSYSYSLLSNGTTYYWNVVAKNGGGNTSATGGPWSFATAVAAPAVPVPSLPANGATNQPTSLSMSWAASAGAASYRVQVSTSSAFSTFVLDDSTVTGTSRAVSSLSNNSTYYWRVNAKNTGGTSGWSAVCNFTTVPLLPAVVTAAAGSVTTSSATVNGTVNPNGASTTAWFEWGTSSTLSTFTATTAQSVGSGTSASAVSANLTGLSLNTTYYYRAAGQNSGGTQKDVILSFTTGANLPTVTTTSASSVTTSSATMNGTVNPNGVSTTGWFEWGTSNTLSTFTATTAQSVGSGTSASPVSANLTGLSANTTYYYRAAGQNVAGTQKDAILSFTTGANPPTVTTTAASSVTTSSATMNGTVNPNGVSTTGWFEWGTSSTLSTFTSTSAQSVGSGTTAAPASANLTGLSANTTYYFRAAGQNSGGTQKGTILSFTTGANSPSVTTTAASSVTTSSATMNGSVNPNGASTTAWFEWGTSSTLSTLTATTAQSVGSGTSASPVSANLTGLNLNTTYYYRAAGQNSGGTQKDAILSFTTGANLPTVTTTAASSVTTSSATMNGTVNPNGVSTTAWFEWGTSSTLSAFTATTAQSLGSGTSASPVSANLTALTANTTYYYRAAGQNVAGTQKDAILSFTTGANAPSVTTTAASSVTTSSATMNGSVNPNGVSTTAWFEWGTSSTLSTFTSTTAQSVGSGTSASPVSANLTGLSLNTTYYYRVAGQNSGGTQKDGILSFTTGANLPTVTTTAASSVTTSSATMNGTVNPNGVSTTAWFEWGTSSTLSTFTSTTAQSAGSGTSASPVSASLSALSANTTYYYRVAGQNVAGTQKDAILSFTTSANLPTVATTSAGSVTASSATMNGTVNPNGAATTAWFEWGTSSTLTTFTATTAQSAGSGTIASLVSANLTALSANTTYYYRIAAQNSGGTQKDGILSFTTSANPPTVATAAAGSVTSSSATLNGTVNPNGALTTAWFEWGTSSTLSSFSSTSGQSVGSGTSASPVSANLTGLSLNTTYYFRVAGQNSGGTQKDAILSFTTGTNPPSVTTMGASSVTTSSAVTNGSVNPNGSPTMAWFEWGTSSTLSSFTSTSQQSVGSGTTATPVSANLTGLSLGTTYYYRAAGQNSGGTQKNTIMSFTTGVNPPTVATSAASSVTTSSATMNGTVNPNGAAATAWFEWGTSSTLSTFTSTTAQSVGSGTTDASVSANLTSLNANTTYYYRVAGQNSGGTQRDGILSFTTGANPPAVVTTAATSVTSGSATVNGTVNPNGVSTVAWFEWGTSSTLSTYSSTSAQSMGSGTSASLASANLNSLSANTTYYYRVAAQNGGGTQKDAILSFTTGANPPTVATTAAGSVTTNSATLNGTVNPNGALATAWFEWGTSSTLSTFASTSAQSVGSGTSDSPVSANLTGLSVNTTYYFRVAGQNSGGTQKDAILSFTTLDAPPAAPSPSSPANGATGLATSPTLSWAASAGASSYRCQLSTDPAFGTMTEDDSNLTATSDVVGPLAFNTTYYWRVNATNGAGTSSWSLTCSFTTAGGAPSFSVNPTSLNFGTVVIGTPLKDSVTVSNSGSGTLTIDTIYSLSTKYKVSPSNASVPAGGSQLVYVTFTPTNKNAVTSAIVFKYNGAGSPDSLPVTGKGGSAPRVRKNTTVINFGPVAPGSMKMDSFSLYNVTSSNVVISSVVSTDTVFSVTPTSATIPPADSQWFDVSATPLSEQQSSGYIIVNYADGSTPDSIFVQTDQISGVKIIVGRPAEFALRQNYPNPFNPATTIRFELPEASIVTLTVYNILGQELTKLADGEMEAGVKTVVWNTSDQNIGQVPSGVYFYRLSAKGLHSGVEFGQVMKMTLIK; encoded by the coding sequence ATGAAGCATTTGATCCTGACAATTGTGATGTTGGTTCTCTTCACGGGCTTTGGAATTGCCCAACCAACGCTATCTGGGGTACAATTCATCGACGCCTCGTCTGCCGTGGCGGTAGGCACCTCCGGGACCGTTGTCCGGTCGAATGACGGAGGAGTGACCTGGTTTACGCAGCAGAGCGGCACAATCCGCTACCTTTTCAGCGTATCCTTCGCAAATTCGAGCGAAGGAACGGCGGTCGGCGGAGACCCGGTGAGCGGAATCCTGACCATCATCCATACTGCGAATTCCGGCTCATCCTGGTCCTCCCAGTCGGCCCCGGTCAGCCAGCCCCTCGTGGCGGTCTCGTTTTGCGACGCAAGTAATGGGTTTGCGGTCGGATATGGGGGCACGATCCTCCACACGGTGAACGGAGGAGCCACCTGGGTTTCCCAGACTACGGGCGTGCTTTCAACCCTCAACGGCGTCGCCTGCATCGATGCGAACACGGCCGTTATCGTCGGAGATTTCGGGGTCATCATGCGAACGACGAACGGAGGGGGGAGCTGGTCACAGTCCTCGAGCGGAACTGCAAACGACCTGTATGGCGTCAGATTCCTTAATTCCACCACCGGATGGGCCGTGGGCCTTCTCGGGACGATCGTCAAAACGACAAACGGCGGCTCCTCCTGGAGCGCGCAGTCGAGCGGCACAACGAATATATTGAATGCGGTCTCGTTTGCGGATGCCAGCAACGGATGGGCAGTCGGTAACGGAGGTGTGATCCTCCATAGCTCAAACGGAGGCAGCAGCTGGTCAAGTCAGAGCCTGGCGATCGCCAATTGGGCGGACGTCTCTTTTATCAGCTCCAGCACCGGCCTTGTGGTGGGTGACCACGGCACCACCATCATTCGCACGGTTAACGGCGGGTCAAGCTGGACAACGCAGACCGTCGGCGGCGGAAATCCGCCCCCGGCTGCGCCGGTCCTCTCATCCCCCTCGAACGGCGCATCGAATCAGGCGACTTCCCTGACACTCTCGTGGAACGCCTCAAGCGGCGCGTCAAGCTACCGCGTCCAGGCCTCGACGAGCTCGTCCTTCAGCACACTCTTTCTGGACGACTCCACGGTCACGACGACGTCGCGCGCAATCGGTTCCATGGCGAACAACACCACCTATTACTGGCGGGTCAACGCGAAGAGCACCAACGGCACCAGCGGATGGTCGAGCGTCTTCAGTTTCACGACTCTGCCCCTCGCTCCGGGAGCCTTCAGCCTCTCATCCCCGTCCAACGGCGCAACGGTGCAGCCGGTGAGCGGAACGCTGTCATGGGGGTCCTCTGCGAACGCGACCGGGTATGATGTCTATCTCGGCACGACGAATCCCCCCACGACGGTGGTGAGCACAAACCAGGCGGGAACCTCTTATTCGTATAGCCTGCTGTCGAACGGAACAACGTACTATTGGAACGTCGTCGCGAAGAACGGCGGCGGCAATACGAGCGCGACAGGCGGGCCCTGGAGTTTTGCGACTGCGGTCGCGGCTCCGGCAGTTCCCGTTCCGTCGTTGCCGGCCAACGGAGCGACGAACCAGCCGACCTCGTTGTCGATGTCGTGGGCCGCGTCGGCGGGAGCCGCCTCGTACCGCGTGCAGGTTTCAACCAGTTCCGCGTTCAGCACGTTCGTGCTGGACGATTCAACGGTCACGGGAACTTCCCGGGCCGTCAGCTCTCTTTCGAACAATTCGACCTACTACTGGCGCGTCAACGCGAAGAACACGGGCGGAACGAGCGGTTGGTCCGCCGTCTGCAACTTCACGACGGTCCCGTTGCTTCCGGCCGTGGTCACCGCGGCCGCCGGCTCCGTCACGACCAGCTCGGCGACGGTGAACGGCACGGTCAACCCGAACGGCGCCTCGACAACGGCATGGTTCGAGTGGGGGACATCGAGCACGCTTTCGACCTTCACCGCCACGACGGCGCAGTCGGTCGGATCCGGCACGAGCGCCTCGGCCGTGAGCGCGAATTTGACGGGATTGAGCTTGAACACAACCTATTACTATCGCGCCGCGGGACAGAATAGCGGCGGCACGCAGAAGGATGTGATCCTGAGTTTCACGACGGGAGCCAACCTGCCGACAGTGACGACAACTTCCGCGAGCTCCGTTACGACCAGCTCGGCGACGATGAACGGCACCGTCAACCCGAACGGCGTCTCGACAACAGGCTGGTTCGAGTGGGGCACGTCGAACACGCTTTCGACCTTCACGGCCACGACGGCGCAGTCGGTCGGCTCCGGCACGAGCGCCTCTCCTGTGAGCGCGAATCTGACGGGATTGAGCGCGAACACGACGTACTACTACCGCGCCGCGGGACAGAATGTCGCAGGCACGCAGAAAGACGCGATCCTGAGTTTCACGACAGGAGCCAATCCGCCGACCGTTACGACCACGGCAGCGAGCTCTGTCACGACGAGCTCGGCGACCATGAACGGCACGGTCAACCCGAACGGCGTTTCAACGACCGGGTGGTTTGAATGGGGGACCTCCAGCACGCTGTCGACGTTCACGTCCACGTCCGCCCAGTCGGTCGGATCAGGCACGACCGCCGCCCCGGCAAGCGCAAACCTGACGGGACTGAGCGCGAACACCACCTACTACTTCCGCGCCGCAGGACAGAATAGCGGCGGGACGCAGAAGGGAACGATATTGAGCTTTACGACGGGCGCGAATTCCCCGTCGGTGACCACGACGGCCGCGAGCTCGGTCACGACGAGTTCCGCGACGATGAACGGGAGCGTGAATCCGAACGGCGCATCGACGACGGCATGGTTTGAGTGGGGTACATCGAGCACGCTTTCGACGTTAACAGCCACGACGGCGCAGTCGGTCGGATCCGGCACGAGCGCCTCGCCCGTAAGCGCGAACCTGACGGGCCTGAACTTGAACACGACCTATTACTACCGCGCCGCGGGACAGAATAGCGGCGGCACACAGAAAGACGCGATCCTGAGCTTCACGACGGGTGCGAATTTGCCCACGGTCACCACGACGGCGGCAAGCTCGGTCACGACGAGTTCGGCCACGATGAACGGCACGGTGAACCCGAACGGCGTTTCGACGACTGCCTGGTTTGAGTGGGGCACCTCGAGCACTCTTTCGGCCTTCACGGCCACGACGGCACAGTCGCTCGGGTCAGGGACGAGCGCCTCTCCTGTGAGCGCGAATCTGACGGCGTTGACCGCAAACACGACCTACTACTATCGAGCCGCGGGACAGAATGTCGCAGGGACGCAGAAGGACGCGATCCTCAGTTTCACGACAGGGGCAAACGCTCCGTCGGTGACCACGACAGCGGCGAGCTCCGTCACGACGAGCTCCGCGACGATGAACGGGAGCGTGAACCCGAACGGCGTTTCAACGACTGCCTGGTTTGAGTGGGGCACATCGAGCACGCTTTCGACCTTCACCTCCACGACGGCACAGTCGGTCGGATCCGGCACGAGCGCCTCGCCCGTAAGCGCGAACCTGACGGGCCTGAGCTTGAACACGACCTATTACTACCGCGTTGCGGGACAGAATAGCGGCGGGACACAAAAAGACGGGATTCTGAGCTTCACGACGGGGGCGAATTTGCCCACGGTCACCACGACGGCGGCAAGCTCGGTCACGACGAGTTCGGCCACGATGAACGGCACCGTGAATCCGAACGGAGTTTCGACCACTGCCTGGTTTGAGTGGGGCACGTCGAGCACGCTTTCGACCTTCACCTCTACGACCGCGCAGTCGGCCGGCTCCGGGACGAGCGCCTCGCCCGTCAGCGCCAGCCTTTCAGCTTTGAGCGCGAACACGACGTATTACTACCGGGTCGCCGGGCAGAACGTTGCGGGAACGCAGAAGGACGCGATCCTGAGCTTCACCACTTCGGCCAATCTGCCGACAGTGGCGACGACGTCGGCGGGCTCCGTCACGGCAAGTTCGGCGACGATGAACGGCACGGTAAATCCGAACGGTGCCGCCACGACGGCATGGTTCGAGTGGGGGACTTCGAGCACGCTTACGACGTTCACGGCCACGACGGCCCAGTCCGCGGGCTCGGGGACGATCGCCTCGCTTGTCAGCGCGAACCTGACGGCGTTGAGCGCGAACACGACGTATTACTACCGCATCGCGGCGCAGAATAGCGGCGGGACGCAGAAGGACGGAATTTTGAGTTTCACCACGAGCGCGAATCCGCCCACCGTGGCGACCGCCGCGGCGGGCTCCGTTACCTCGAGCTCGGCGACGCTCAACGGCACGGTCAACCCCAACGGCGCCCTGACAACGGCATGGTTCGAGTGGGGTACGTCGAGCACGCTCTCGAGCTTCAGCTCCACGAGCGGACAGTCGGTCGGCTCCGGCACGAGCGCCTCCCCTGTGAGCGCGAACCTGACGGGTTTGAGCCTGAACACGACCTACTACTTCCGCGTCGCCGGACAGAACAGCGGCGGAACGCAAAAGGACGCGATCCTCAGCTTCACGACGGGCACAAATCCCCCGTCGGTGACGACGATGGGAGCGAGTTCGGTGACGACGAGTTCGGCGGTCACGAACGGATCGGTGAATCCGAACGGATCCCCGACGATGGCCTGGTTCGAGTGGGGGACTTCAAGCACGCTCTCCAGCTTCACCTCCACTTCGCAGCAGTCGGTGGGTTCGGGCACGACGGCCACACCCGTGAGCGCGAATCTGACGGGCCTGAGCCTCGGCACCACCTATTACTACCGCGCCGCCGGACAGAACAGCGGTGGCACGCAGAAGAACACGATCATGAGCTTCACCACCGGCGTCAATCCGCCCACGGTGGCGACGAGCGCGGCGAGTTCGGTGACAACAAGCTCGGCGACGATGAACGGCACGGTGAATCCGAACGGCGCTGCCGCGACGGCATGGTTCGAATGGGGCACCTCGAGCACCCTCTCGACGTTCACCTCGACGACGGCCCAGTCCGTCGGCTCGGGGACGACCGACGCGTCCGTGAGCGCGAATCTCACTTCACTGAACGCGAACACGACCTACTATTACCGGGTCGCGGGACAGAATAGCGGCGGGACGCAGAGAGACGGAATTCTGAGCTTCACGACGGGCGCGAATCCGCCGGCCGTGGTCACGACGGCGGCCACTTCGGTCACCTCAGGCTCGGCGACGGTCAACGGGACCGTGAACCCGAACGGAGTGTCGACTGTCGCGTGGTTTGAGTGGGGGACTTCGAGCACGCTCTCGACCTACAGCTCCACGAGCGCGCAATCGATGGGTTCGGGGACCAGCGCGTCGCTCGCGAGCGCGAATCTGAACTCTCTGAGCGCGAATACGACCTACTATTACCGCGTCGCGGCGCAGAACGGCGGCGGCACGCAGAAAGACGCGATCCTCAGCTTTACCACGGGCGCGAATCCCCCCACAGTTGCGACCACGGCCGCGGGTTCGGTGACTACGAATTCGGCGACTTTGAACGGAACGGTCAACCCGAACGGAGCCTTGGCGACGGCATGGTTCGAGTGGGGCACATCGAGCACGCTTTCGACGTTCGCGTCCACGAGCGCGCAGTCGGTCGGCTCGGGCACGAGCGACTCGCCCGTGAGCGCGAATCTGACGGGCTTGAGCGTCAACACGACCTACTACTTCCGCGTCGCCGGACAGAACAGCGGCGGAACGCAGAAGGATGCCATCCTGAGCTTTACCACGCTGGATGCTCCTCCGGCGGCGCCTTCGCCTTCATCGCCCGCAAACGGCGCGACGGGCCTGGCGACTTCGCCGACCTTGTCATGGGCCGCATCCGCCGGAGCAAGCTCTTACCGCTGCCAGCTCTCGACCGATCCCGCTTTCGGGACGATGACGGAGGACGATTCGAACCTGACCGCGACGTCGGACGTCGTCGGACCCCTGGCTTTCAACACAACCTACTACTGGCGCGTCAATGCGACGAACGGAGCCGGAACGAGCTCGTGGTCGCTCACCTGTTCGTTCACGACGGCGGGCGGAGCGCCCTCGTTCTCGGTCAACCCGACAAGCCTGAATTTCGGGACAGTGGTGATCGGCACGCCCCTGAAGGATTCGGTCACCGTCAGCAACAGCGGCAGCGGCACGCTGACGATCGACACGATCTACTCGCTCTCGACCAAGTATAAGGTAAGTCCGAGCAACGCGAGCGTGCCCGCCGGCGGAAGCCAGCTCGTGTACGTCACGTTCACACCGACGAACAAGAACGCGGTGACTTCGGCGATCGTCTTCAAGTATAACGGCGCGGGCTCGCCGGACAGCCTCCCGGTAACGGGCAAGGGCGGATCCGCTCCCCGCGTGAGGAAAAATACGACGGTCATCAATTTCGGACCGGTGGCGCCGGGGTCGATGAAGATGGACAGCTTCTCGCTCTATAACGTCACCAGCTCGAACGTCGTGATTTCGAGCGTCGTCTCGACCGACACCGTGTTCAGCGTGACTCCCACATCCGCGACGATCCCTCCGGCGGACAGCCAGTGGTTCGACGTCAGCGCCACGCCGCTCTCCGAGCAGCAGTCGAGCGGATACATCATTGTCAATTACGCCGACGGCTCGACGCCGGATTCGATCTTTGTGCAGACGGACCAGATCTCCGGCGTCAAGATCATCGTCGGCCGGCCGGCTGAGTTCGCATTGAGACAGAACTATCCGAATCCGTTCAACCCGGCGACCACGATCCGGTTCGAGCTCCCCGAAGCGAGCATCGTGACCCTGACCGTCTACAATATCCTCGGCCAGGAGCTCACGAAATTGGCGGACGGCGAGATGGAAGCGGGTGTCAAGACCGTCGTGTGGAATACGTCGGACCAGAACATCGGACAGGTGCCGTCCGGCGTCTACTTCTACCGGCTTTCCGCGAAGGGGTTGCATTCGGGAGTGGAATTCGGCCAGGTCATGAAGATGACGCTGATAAAGTAA